A portion of the Stigmatella aurantiaca DW4/3-1 genome contains these proteins:
- a CDS encoding ammonium transporter translates to MKKGWAVAVLAVLALLGVFVTPAAQVKQGGPINAADTAWILTATALVLLMTPGLSFFYGGMVRLKNVVSTLLQSYMAMAVISLLWVAVGFSLSFGDSFHGLIGDPRTFFMFSGVGGETHPDLAPTIPLMLFALFQMKFAIITPALITGAFAERVRFKAYVVFMVLFSLFIYAPLAHWTWHPEGFLRKWGVLDFAGGTVVHMSAGFAALAGAMVLGRRKAHVDNAAHTPANLPLVLLGTGMLWFGWFGFNAGSALSASSLATQAFATTNTASAAAMLGWMAFDWMRGRKPNAMGACVGAVVGLVAVTPAAGFVTVGQSILVGLVASGISNAAAHFKSRTALDDTLDVFPCHGLGGAVGMVLTGLLAKDVGLINGKTETFLMHLLALVIVTVFSFVGSYLLYKLVDLIVPLRVSQYQEEEGLDLSQHGETVGETAVASVAAPPEAPAGTKPAASAPEGSVPVPA, encoded by the coding sequence ATGAAGAAGGGGTGGGCAGTCGCGGTCCTCGCTGTCCTGGCGCTGCTGGGCGTATTCGTGACGCCCGCGGCTCAGGTGAAGCAGGGAGGGCCGATCAACGCAGCCGATACGGCATGGATTTTGACCGCCACGGCGCTGGTCTTGTTGATGACGCCAGGGTTGTCGTTCTTCTACGGCGGCATGGTGCGCCTGAAGAATGTCGTCTCCACACTGCTGCAGAGCTACATGGCGATGGCCGTCATCAGCCTGCTCTGGGTGGCGGTGGGCTTCAGCCTGAGCTTTGGCGACAGTTTCCACGGGCTCATCGGAGATCCCCGGACCTTCTTCATGTTCAGCGGAGTGGGCGGGGAGACGCATCCGGATCTGGCGCCCACCATCCCGCTGATGCTCTTCGCGCTGTTCCAGATGAAGTTCGCCATCATCACCCCGGCGCTCATCACCGGCGCGTTCGCCGAGCGCGTGCGCTTCAAGGCGTACGTCGTCTTCATGGTGCTCTTCAGCCTCTTCATCTACGCGCCGCTGGCGCACTGGACGTGGCACCCGGAGGGCTTCCTGCGCAAGTGGGGCGTGCTCGACTTCGCGGGCGGCACGGTGGTGCACATGTCCGCGGGCTTCGCGGCGCTGGCCGGGGCCATGGTGCTGGGCCGCCGCAAGGCGCACGTGGACAACGCTGCCCACACGCCCGCCAACCTTCCGCTCGTCCTGCTGGGCACGGGCATGCTGTGGTTCGGCTGGTTTGGCTTCAATGCCGGCTCGGCGCTCTCGGCCTCGTCGCTGGCCACGCAGGCGTTCGCCACCACCAACACCGCCTCCGCGGCCGCCATGCTCGGGTGGATGGCCTTTGACTGGATGCGCGGCCGCAAGCCGAACGCCATGGGCGCCTGCGTGGGCGCGGTGGTGGGCCTGGTGGCGGTGACGCCCGCGGCCGGCTTCGTCACCGTGGGCCAGAGCATCCTCGTGGGCCTGGTGGCCAGCGGCATCAGCAACGCCGCGGCGCACTTCAAGAGCCGCACCGCCCTGGACGACACCCTCGATGTGTTCCCCTGCCACGGCCTGGGAGGCGCGGTGGGCATGGTGCTCACCGGGCTGCTGGCCAAGGACGTGGGCCTCATCAATGGAAAGACGGAGACCTTCCTGATGCACCTGCTGGCGCTGGTCATCGTCACCGTCTTCTCCTTCGTGGGCTCCTACCTGCTCTACAAACTGGTGGACCTCATCGTCCCGCTGCGCGTCTCGCAGTACCAGGAAGAGGAAGGGTTGGATCTCAGCCAGCACGGGGAGACGGTGGGCGAGACCGCCGTGGCGTCCGTGGCCGCGCCGCCCGAGGCTCCCGCGGGAACCAAGCCCGCCGCCTCTGCGCCAGAAGGCTCCGTTCCGGTGCCTGCGTAG